A genomic stretch from Penicillium digitatum chromosome 4, complete sequence includes:
- a CDS encoding Reverse transcriptase, putative encodes MTEEGDKPQVQVMEKVQQALNRLDQRMDSIEKATTAIKATATTPSTQTSNSKDSAAFWARLQKWGQGTGSGPPPSLPTSNGSSSIGVSPAELREDREIIVKIRDSDTRETLRRRTPREIVEQAERTREQAARRKASAPLGGGCHFLAAKVLPSGDVKMTANSASGAELLRKHADGWLKSFGPAAHVRKPTWGVVARGIDTKTMLLTQESMAGMAKELVRQNSHSWGDTQVEILHLGWLVKPGKRREGSIIIEFTDPVVANQAITQGTLWQHQVHQTTRFCREGRSKLCLKCQKPGHVHSQCLNEYQCGHCAKQHPTWECAKQGDVEVKCANCGGGHRPTSDACEVRTAAKEGARLALANSPLFHRVPLHFRQRETTKGSTTTSQSQQGLDTPIHAPQQTAQRTTIYRAAPTSNRTVIASHPTENAPHPTENASHPTKEIRRMYTKVGVEKPQRRKEPSHVMRTRSRTSEDDDLPIIPEELAETASAVSQSARSLRSQNQETMQFMTDPEKQLQTSYKKRRMTAPADDMAEDYVMDEQPRTTRRYQLVRHKVAEIDEDAEEEFHDASEHSDDPGTDTNNTTTSQ; translated from the exons atgacggaagag ggggacaaaccgcaggttcaggtcatggaaaaggtgcaacaggcactcaaccgactcgaccagcgtatggatagcatcgaaaaagctacgacggcgatcaaagcaacagcaacgacaccgtccacacaaacaagcaattcgaaagactcggcagccttctgggcacggctccagaaatggggacaagggaccggctccggcccccccccatctctcccgacaagcaatggatcatcctcgatcggagtttcgccagctgagctccgcgaagatcgagagattatcgtcaagattcgtgacagcgacacccgcgaaaccctccgccggcggacaccaagggagatcgtcgagcaggctgagaggacacgggagcaagccgcccggaggaaagccagtgccccccttggtggtggctgccacttcttagcggcgaaggttctcccctctggggatgtgaagatgacggcgaatagcgcttccggtgcggagttgctacgaaagcatgctgacggctggttgaaatcattcggcccagcagcacatgttaggaagccgacatggggggtagtagcgcgcggtatcgatacgaagacgatgctgttgacacaggagtcgatggcggggatggcgaaggagctggtacgccaaaacagccactcatggggtgatacccaggttgaaatcctccaccttggctggctagtaaaacctggcaagcgtcgtgaaggctctatcatcattgaattcaccgacccggtggttgcaaaccaggcgatcacgcagggtacgctctggcagcaccaagtgcaccagactacccgcttctgccgagaaggccgttcgaaattatgcctgaaatgtcagaaaccaggacatgtacactcacagtgtctaaacgaataccagtgcggccactgtgcgaagcaacacccgacctgggagtgtgctaagcaaggggacgtcgaagtgaaatgcgccaattgtggcggaggccataggccaacgagcgacgcatgcgaagtaagaacagcagcgaaagaaggggcaagactagcactggctaacagccctctattccatcgtgtgccactccacttccggcaaagggagactacgaagggtagtaccactacctcccagtcccaacagggactcgataccccaatccacgcgccgcagcaaactgcacagcgcacgacgatatatcgggcagcacctacatcgaatcggacggtgatcgcatcgcatccgacagagaacgcacctcatccgacagagaacgcatcgcatccgacaaaagaaattcggaggatgtatacaaaggttggggtggagaagccccaacgaagaaaggagcccagccatgtgatgcgaactagatcgagaacgtcggaggatgacgatctacctatcataccagaggagctcgctgaaactgcctcagcagtaagccagtcggctcgctctttgaggtcacagaaccaagagactatgcagttcatgacagatccggagaaacagctccagacgtcatataagaagaggaggatgacagcaccagctgatgatatggcggaggactacgttatggatgaacaaccccgaacgactcggcgataccaactggtacgacacaaagttgctgaaatcgacgaagatgcggaagaggagttccatgatgcgtcggagcacagtgatgatccaggaacagacaccaacaacaccaccacatctcaatga
- a CDS encoding Reverse transcriptase, putative, with protein MLAKAGVSLQALRGLTGSTWGASLSAMRAIYQAVMIPQMLFGAAAWHSPLTSTLRERSYVKQFANIQSRAACLMSGAFKTTAREALDIELHLLPMQQQLDRLVQLAAIRIRTGPAYAVPKTMLVERGHMQKQRGGYTPMEAQTWKKGGCLTTPLGPLASTWESRKAYIQAPWTKPPRVYIEERERAINTHKRTTEQLYAPARLYTDGSGYQGGIGAAVYPAYPYRRNEARLCNMGTDDDATVYAAELRAIEMALEVIKERFNDDNEWRDCLAKSGVVIFTDNQATLRAIQNPRMPSGQVYLEGCLRLLEWCNDKIQVELRWVPAHEGIPGNEAADMYAKEAATTTETNIHDTNANANTNANTNDNTNVNTNVNHNRSIRLAAAASKSVKRESTIAWEKAWTKGGSKRTARRTRRMIEVPSKSNLTYWKGLRKATTSVLIQLRTGIIGLAEYLSKIKRSDSPRCQCDLGNQSVKHVLLECPLLKELRSEMVEELFMEGVSTTLGEQAMLTEVKAAPIVAKFMIASGLLGQFQSVDSVAMGKEQGEEDSKPKPTQDTANVGETGNTSQWPGARSAEVTSHQRTWRTTHAADEDEEAWRHDPNLFVFDLPE; from the coding sequence atgcttgctaaggccggcgtcagtttacaagcactaagaggactgactggctccacatggggagcatctctctccgctatgcgtgctatctaccaagcagtgatgatcccacagatgctcttcggagcagctgcctggcactcaccgctgaccagcacactaagagaacgaagctacgtgaaacaatttgcaaacatccagtcaagggcagcctgtttaatgagcggtgccttcaaaacaactgctagggaggcactggatattgaactgcatttgctacctatgcagcagcagcttgaccggctagtccagttggctgctattcgtatacgtacaggcccggcatacgcagtgccgaaaacaatgctagtggagagaggacacatgcaaaagcaaaggggggggtatacaccgatggaggcccaaacctggaagaagggtggctgcctcactacacccttggggccattggcgagtacttgggagagcaggaaggcatacatccaggcaccatggaccaagccaccaagggtatacattgaggagagagagcgagcaataaacacacacaagcgaaccaccgaacaactctatgcaccagcaaggctctataccgatgggagcgggtatcaaggcggcattggggccgcagtgtacccggcatacccatacaggcggaatgaagccaggctgtgtaatatggggaccgacgacgacgccactgtgtacgctgccgagctacgtgctatcgagatggcattggaagtcatcaaagaaaggttcaatgatgacaacgaatggcgggactgtctggctaagagtggagtggtcatctttacagataaccaggcgacgctcagagccatccaaaacccacgaatgccatctggccaggtatatcttgaaggatgtctccggctgttggaatggtgcaatgataaaatccaggtggaactacgctgggtccccgcacatgaaggcattccggggaatgaggctgcagacatgtatgcaaaagaagcagctaccaccaccgagaccaacattcatgataccaatgccaatgccaacaccaatgccaacaccaatgacaacaccaatgtcaacaccaatgtcaaccacaaccgatctatccggcttgccgccgcagcgagcaagagtgtgaagcgagaatcgacgatcgcgtgggagaaggcatggacaaagggaggatcaaagaggacagcgaggaggacgaggaggatgatcgaggtgccaagcaagtcaaatttgacttattggaagggcctgcggaaagcgacaacatcagttttgatccaactccgcacaggtatcatcggacttgctgaatatctgtccaaaatcaagcgaagcgactcaccgcgctgtcaatgtgacctgggaaaccagagtgtgaagcatgtcttgctggagtgcccgcttctgaaggaactgcggtcggagatggtggaggaattgtttatggagggggtgtcgacaacgcttggagaacaagcaatgttgacagaagtgaaggcagcgccgatcgtggcgaagttcatgatcgcatcgggactcttgggacagtttcagtcagtggactcggtcgccatgggtaaggagcagggggaggaggattcaaaaccgaaaccaacccaagacactgcgaatgttggagaaacagggaacacatcacagtggccgggcgccaggtccgccgaggtcacctcacaccaacgcacatggagaacaacgcacgctgccgatgaagacgaagaagcatggcgccatgacccgaacctattcgtgttcgacctgccggagtga
- a CDS encoding NADH oxidoreductase (quinone), F subunit, protein MSCLSPEATTTITSRPKLTLQTTALPRTFGTSTTGLSFSFAAAPASSPTVRNTFKNAYEVASPASSTSPTKSIRYNKSTSPFIHRSPYQLPIGVRSILRNSPLEPARRQSGSISAGGNGPNGAGTRRVFFPAKKQVCYRYPLEEEIRTERYTAQHLDLVMEEAVPAEADAKSQTPPETRPAPSQDPEGEKQNFDSSPSSSETSTSDDTSADEGVRGSSLSKTERKKRRTMRIERQVRAVALLDDFEAYGSSTPQTPRQGRAKRRREWKWTLGPVDLPDKALNIVCENVSLLHAAQVNSGSEFLRVSTDFSSTR, encoded by the coding sequence ATGTCGTGTCTGTCGCCAGAAGCCACGACAACAATTACCTCCCGTCCAAAACTCACCCTTCAAACCACCGCTCTCCCTCGCACATTTGGCACTTCGACCACTGGCCTATCCTTTTCTTTCGCAGCGGCGCCAGCTTCATCACCCACCGTTCGAAACACCTTCAAGAATGCCTACGAAGTCGCATCCCCAGCTTCCTCAACCTCTCCAACCAAATCCATCCGCTACAACAAATCAACCTCCCCCTTCATCCACCGAAGTCCCTACCAACTCCCCATCGGAGTGCGTAGTATTCTACGCAACTCCCCACTAGAACCGGCCCGGCGACAATCAGGCTCCATCTCAGCGGGCGGGAATGGACCCAACGGCGCAGGCACCCGTCGTGTCTTTTTTCCGGCCAAGAAACAAGTTTGCTACCGGTACCCactggaagaagaaattcgCACAGAACGCTACACCGCGCAACATCTCGATCTTGTGATGGAGGAGGCAGTGCCAGCCGAGGCAGACGCCAAATCCCAAACTCCACCTGAGACACGCCCCGCCCCCTCCCAGGACCCCGAAGGCGAAAAAcagaacttcgattctaGTCCCTCATCATCAGAGACAAGCACCTCGGATGACACTAGCGCCGATGAAGGCGTGCGCGGGTCTTCGCTCTCAAAGACGGAGCGCAAAAAACGTCGTACCATGCGCATAGAGCGACAGGTTCGCGCAGTGGCTCTATTGGATGACTTTGAGGCCTATGGCTCCTCCACACCGCAGACTCCCCGGCAGGGTCGGGCTAAGCGCCGCAGAGAATGGAAATGGACTCTTGGGCCGGTCGATCTGCCTGATAAGGCCTTGAATATCGTGTGCGAAAATGTCTCATTGTTGCACGCCGCACAGGTCAACTCGGGGTCAGAGTTTCTCCGAGTATCCACCGACTTTTCGTCCACTCGTTAA
- a CDS encoding Blood coagulation inhibitor, Disintegrin: protein MPGTQKSILEVAWTQLSSMAALVRNDSRIILHLDYDCFYASVFEVEQPELRSCPLAVQQKQIVVTCNYEARRRGLHKLQLIKDAKRICPDVVIVLGEDLTKFRNASKELYLLARSFVWGGRVEKLGFDELFLDVTEMIEYNIGVLNQNDLENSYFHLDRKDPTVGFSYDATRFQGSTFPAIETASVAQKDSTSLKMRLRVASHLQCHIRSKMEHQMGFTATGGISTSKLLAKLVGNVHKPNGQTTLLPPYTATKDTTSNVFQFLDGHEIKKIPGIGFRIAQKLISHITGQESVDEKITVKDVREFPGMGPPLLDRILGGPGSVKGIGIRMWSILHGLDNSDVLEGRDVPTQISIEDSYGRLDTLESVRRELVVLSRSLIRRVRADLLDMSDETVPQGRWRAHPRTLRLSTRPRPSLDSGTTGRTYSYNRISRSAPLSPFIFNLDENIDALAERLVRESLLSMFRKLHPEKAGWNLSLLNVAVTNMVEMAGDQKQKSGRDIGKMFRQQETTLKDWTVQELEPSPSDVRLSGGSSEVQSQSDDGWDDDEPLGSVDCSICGVPIPHFAQLAHQIYHSAEN, encoded by the exons ATGCCAGGCACCCAAAAATCAATCTTAGAAGTCGCATGGACACAGCTCAGCTCAATGGCTGCACTGGTGCGGAATGACAGTCGTATCATCCTCCACTTG GATTATGACTGTTTCTATGCCTCGGTCTTCGAGGTTGAGCAACCTGAACTGAGATCATGTCCTTTGGCAGTTCAGCAAAAGCAGATTGTAGTAACTTGCAATTACGAAGCCCGACGGCGAGGTCTGCACAAGTTGCAGCTCATCAAAGATGCCAAACGCATCTGTCCCGATGTAGTAATCGTTCTGGGTGAAGATTTGACCAAGTTCCGAAATGCCTCCAAGGAGCTTTATCTGCTGGCTCGTTCCTTTGTCTGGGGCGGCCGTGTCGAAAAGCTAGGCTTCGACGAGCTCTTTCTCGACGTCACAGAAATGATTGAGTACAACATTGGCGTGCTAAATCAAAATGATTTGGAGAATTCGTACTTCCATCTTGATCGAAAAGACCCGACCGTTGGCTTTTCTTACGATGCCACTCGCTTCCAGGGATCGACCTTCCCCGCAATTGAGACAGCCTCGGTCGCCCAGAAAGATTCAACTTCGCTGAAAATGAGATTGCGTGTTGCCTCTCATTTACAGTGTCATATACGGAGTAAGATGGAGCATCAAATGGGCTTCACGGCTACGGGCGGGATCTCAACCTCCAAACTCCTAGCGAAATTAGTCGGTAATGTTCACAAGCCCAATGGCCAAACGACTCTATTGCCGCCATACACGGCGACCAAAGATACTACTAGCAACGTATTCCAGTTCCTGGACGGTCAcgagatcaaaaagattCCTGGAATCGGCTTTCGGATTGCCCAGAAACTTATTTCCCATATCACAGGGCAAGAGAGCGTCGACGAGAAGATCACGGTCAAAGATGTCCGCGAATTCCCTGGTATGGGCCCACCCTTACTGGACAGAATCCTTGGCGGGCCAGGCTCAGTGAAAGGGATCGGGATACGCATGTGGAGCATCCTCCATGGTCTAGACAATTCCGATGTGCTCGAGGGCCGCGATGTGCCCACCCAGATCAGCATCGAGGATTCATATGGCCGATTAGATACGCTCGAGAGTGTAAGACGAGAGCTAGTAGTGTTGTCGCGAAGTCTGATCCGCCGCGTAAGAGCTGACCTGCTTGATATGAGTGATGAAACTGTCCCCCAAGGAAGATGGCGTGCTCATCCTCGCACTCTACGGTTATCTACCCGACCAAGACCTTCGTTAGACTCTGGTACTACTGGGCGTACATACAGCTACAATCGCATCTCTCGCTCAGCTCCCTTGTCACCCTTTATCTTCAACCTGGATGAGAATATCGATGCATTGGCCGAGCGCCTGGTCCGAGAAAGTCTTTTGTCCATGTTCCGCAAATTGCATCCTGAAAAGGCTGGGTGGAATCTCAGTTTGTTGAATGTTGCAGTTACTAACATGGTGGAGATGGCGGGGGATCAGAAGCAAAAGAGCGGACGAGATATAGGGAAGATGTTTCGACAGCAGGAGACAACACTTAAGGATTGGACTGTGCAGGAGCTCGAGCCCTCACCGTCTGATGTGCGATTGTCCGGAGGTTCCTCTGAGGTACAGTCACAGTCGGACGATGGCTGGGATGACGATGAACCCTTGGGGAGTGTCGACTGTTCTATATGTGGGGTGCCAATCCCACATTTTGCCCAGTTGGCACATCAGATATACCATTCCGCTGAGAATTAG
- a CDS encoding Blood coagulation inhibitor, Disintegrin yields MRFSNLLPLIGAFSSLFQQIQARSQAAEAIRRVTPVDNAILELEPNHDILAEDAYVQYIGADGTIKRAEPIKRHEHKVFQGRALVGSGKGRWTPVGWARITVKRDGIEPLFEGAFSVNNDKHHIELQSTYLDKKRPIDADVEPREGESMIVYRDSDMFHYTHSELKRSLPVSEGCGADQLGYNADLSNSIFGYDLDETDGQWGVASLNSMFGLGKRQSSSDVGGVSGNTGGVNLKSTIGDISGCPKTKKVALIGIATDCEFTESFMATNSTPEKAARDWVINVVNTASNLYETSFNVSIGLRNLTISETGCPSTGSTATPWNVDCKGGNVTWRLNEFSKWRASHSDNNAYWTLMTNCPTDSEVGVSWMGRLCSSELVTSGANSVTSSNVVVRNSGSSWQVFAHETGHTFGAVHDCDEDTCASKLDASSQCCPLSSSTCNANAEYIMNPYAQNSMTKFSDCTIGNICSAIGKNSIKSSCLSDNRGVVTISGSQCGNGIVEDDEECDCGDEESCSDNSCCDAKTCKFKDNAVCDDSNDNCCVKCQFASASTVCRASTGECDIAETCTGTSSSCPDNKFKDDGSSCGNKNEGLSCASGQCTSRDYQCRTVIGSLLNTNDTWACENTNSPSCSLVCGAPSLQHSIGVQECIGMNQNYLDGTPCESGGRCSAGQCKGSSALGWIHQHEKLIIGICVGVGTFILLAIFFCIYSRCKRSAQLRKARKAIPPGPYRRYDGPQPTARQPMDQWHGFRNAGYQNVPPNAEYQNAGYQNAGYQNAGYQNVPPPGPPPRYS; encoded by the exons ATGAGGTTTTCTAATCTCCTGCCCCTAATCGGTGCATTTTCATCGCTTTTCCAACAAATACAAG CACGATCACAGGCCGCAGAGGCCATTCGACGAGTGACGCCCGTGGACAATGCCATC CTAGAACTCGAGCCCAATCATGATATCTTGGCAGAGGATGCTTACGTGCAATACATCGGCGCCGACGGCACAATCAAACGTGCCGAACCAATCAAACGACACGAACACAAAGTCTTCCAAGGTCGCGCCTTGGTAGGATCTGGAAAGGGGAGATGGACGCCTGTAGGCTGGGCAAGAATCACCGTCAAAAGAGACGGCATAGAGCCCCTCTTTGAAGGTGCTTTCAGTGTGAACAATGACAAGCATCACATTGAGTTACAGTCGACCTACCTCGACAAGAAGCGCCCGATCGATGCCGATGTCGAGCCCAGAGAGGGGGAATCGATGATTGTCTACCGTGACTCCGACATGTTTCACTATACGCACTCTGAGCTCAAGCGTTCCCTTCCCGTATCCGAAGGCTGCGGCGCAGATCAACTCGGATACAATGCCGATCTGTCCAATTCGATTTTCGGATACGACTTGGACGAAACTGATGGTCAGTGGGGTGTGGCCTCGCTGAATTCAATGTTTGGATTGGGTAAGCGACAGTCATCCTCAGACGTTGGTGGTGTCTCGGGCAACACTGGAGGTGTGAATCTGAAATCGACCATCGGTGATATCAGTGGATGTCCTAAAACAAAGAAAGTCGCCCTGATTGGAATTGCAACGGATTGTGAATTCACGGAATCGTTCATGGCTACCAACTCCACCCCCGAAAAAGCAGCCAGGGACTGGGTCATCAACGTGGTAAATACGGCCTCGAATCTCTATGAAACATCTTTTAACGTGTCCATTGGTTTGCGCAATCTTACAATCTCTGAGACGGGCTGCCCCAGCACGGGCTCCACTGCCACGCCATGGAACGTGGATTGCAAAGGGGGAAATGTCACCTGGCGCCTGAATGAATTTTCCAAATGGCGCGCAAGTCATTCAGACAACAATGCCTACTGGACTTTGATGACAAACTGCCCGACAGACAGTGAGGTTGGGGTTTCATGGATGGGTCGGCTCTGTTCCTCTGAACTAGTTACCTCTGGTGCGAACTCTGTGACCAGTTCTAACGTCGTAGTTCGCAATTCCGGTTCTTCCTGGCAAGTGTTTGCCCACGAGACTGGTCACACCTTTGGAGCAGTGCACGACTGCGATGAGGACACCTGCGCGAGCAAACTAGACGCTTCATCTCAATGCTGCCCGCTGAGTTCCTCCACCTGCAATGCCAATGCGGAATACATCATGAACCCATATGCCCAGAACTCGATGACCAAGTTTTCAGACTGTACCATCGGCAACATCTGCTCTGCCATAGGCAAAAACAGCATTAAGTCCTCTTGTTTATCCGACAACCGCGGCGTCGTGACCATTAGCGGCAGCCAATGCGGCAACGGCATCgttgaagatgacgaggagtgCGACTGCGGCGACGAAGAAAGCTGCAGCGACAACTCCTGCTGCGATGCCAAGACATGCAAATTCAAAGATAATGCCGTCTGTGACGACTCAAACGACAACTGCTGCGTGAAATGCCAGTTTGCCTCCGCCAGCACCGTCTGCCGCGCCAGCACTGGCGAATGCGACATCGCGGAGACCTGCACCGGAACCTCGAGCTCCTGTCCCGACAACAAATTCAAAGACGACGGTTCGAGCTGCGGCAACAAGAACGAGGGACTCAGCTGCGCCAGCGGCCAATGCACAAGCCGCGACTACCAGTGCCGTACGGTAATAGGCTCCCTGCTGAACACCAACGACACCTGGGCCTGCGAGAACACAAATAGTCCTTCCTGCAGTCTCGTTTGTGGCGCACCTTCACTCCAACACTCAATCGGTGTCCAGGAGTGTATTGGTATGAACCAGAATTATCTCGACGGTACACCCTGCGAATCGGGCGGCCGCTGTAGTGCTGGACAGTGCAAGGGCTCTTCAGCCCTGGGCTGGATTCACCAGCACGAGAAGCTGATTATCGGCATCTGTGTCGGTGTTGGCACGTTCATCCTGCTCGCCATCTTCTTCTGCATCTATAGTCGCTGCAAGCGCAGTGCACAGCTGCGGAAGGCCCGCAAGGCTATTCCCCCTGGTCCCTATCGCCGCTACGATGGCCCCCAGCCGACTGCCCGCCAGCCTATGGATCAGTGGCATGGGTTCCGCAACGCCGGATATCAGAATGTGCCTCCAAATGCCGAATATCAGAATGCCGGGTATCAAAATGCTGGGTACCAAAATGCCGGGTATCAAAATGTGCCTCCCCCTGGGCCCCCGCCACGCTACTCATGA
- a CDS encoding Cell division control protein Cdc31, putative, producing MASGQPFASRSYAGTKLPERSVNTNAMPFSASSFSRHRGLGNANQGEFNAEGQKQMQQSAPAPATNAQSHGPAQDANPLNRLTEEQREEINEAFTLFDLDRDRHLDYHELRVAFRALGFTLGKQELISLLTTYGVPRPQVQQQQQQAAGNQHGPGQPLASNKGPVSNPQHPSNLLMPLSSFQTVTALKILERDPRDEILRAFELFDEGSKGFIDLEDLRRVARELGETGLEEEELRAMIEEFDLEGVGGVTREAFVGICWQ from the exons ATGGCCTCTGGCCAACCCTTCGCGTCGCGCTCCTACGCCGGCACGAAACTCCCAGAACGCTCGGTAAACACGAACGCTATGCCCTTCAGCGCCTCATCGTTCTCACGGCATCGCGGTCTGGGAAATGCCAACCAAGGTGAATTCAACGCCGAAGGCCAGAAGCAGATGCAACAGTCTGCGCCCGCACCAGCAACAAACGCGCAGTCCCATGGCCCGGCGCAGGACGCGAATCCGTTGAACAGATTGACTGAAGAGCAGAGGGAAGAGATTAACGAAGCT TTCACCCTCTTCGACCTGGACCGCGACCGCCACCTAGACTACCACGAACTACGCGTCGCCTTCCGCGCCCTCGGCTTCACTCTCGGCAAACAAGAGCTAATCTCCCTTCTAACGACGTACGGTGTGCCCCGTCCACAAGtgcaacaacaacaacagcaagCCGCTGGCAACCAGCACGGCCCGGGCCAACCACTTGCCTCAAACAAAGGCCCCGTGTCGAACCCACAACACCCGTCCAACCTGCTCATGCCACTCTCGTCCTTCCAGACCGTTACGGCATTGAAGATCCTCGAGCGGGACCCGCGCGACGAGATCCTGCGCGccttcgagcttttcgacgAGGGCTCTAAGGGGTTTATCGATCTTGAGGATTTGAGACGTGTTGCCAGGGAGTTGGGCGAGACCGGGCTTGAGGAGGAAGAACTTAGGGCTATGATCGAGGAGTTCGATCTTGAGGGCGTTGGTGGTGTTACCAGGGAGGCTTTTGTTGGGATTTGTTGGCAATGA